A window of Haliscomenobacter hydrossis DSM 1100 contains these coding sequences:
- a CDS encoding chromate resistance protein ChrB domain-containing protein, producing the protein MKWITRERPKIDRIACPWLIKNFVDPEAFFYYVPEPQVLEQAAVLGAIPYDVPGVEYSHEGAFCTFDYILKKHHLSEPALQQLAVIVRAADTDQFALAPQAAGLWAISAGLAHQHQDDHKLLEIGMLLYDALYAWVKHLQHEKHTGDPVEQMLVQMMKNYLAEKEPAKQRVPTWAKALKETIQDYVDTNFSLSLKDISQELDLHPAYVSRAFSKYFDNLSFGEYIRKLRIEKAVQLLENSTYSLTEIAYLTGFSDQSHFNRIFKKIMGIQPSVYRKSFEKGKKDTRD; encoded by the coding sequence ATGAAATGGATTACTCGTGAACGCCCAAAAATTGACCGTATTGCCTGCCCTTGGCTGATCAAGAATTTTGTAGATCCCGAGGCGTTTTTTTATTACGTACCGGAGCCACAAGTGCTTGAGCAAGCTGCTGTATTAGGCGCAATTCCCTACGACGTTCCCGGCGTGGAGTACTCCCACGAAGGAGCGTTCTGCACCTTTGACTACATCCTGAAGAAACATCATTTAAGTGAGCCTGCTTTGCAACAACTGGCCGTAATCGTACGTGCTGCTGATACCGATCAGTTTGCTCTGGCACCACAAGCAGCAGGACTTTGGGCCATTTCAGCAGGCTTGGCTCACCAGCATCAGGACGATCATAAGTTGTTGGAAATTGGCATGCTGCTCTACGATGCTCTTTATGCCTGGGTCAAACATTTGCAACACGAGAAACACACAGGTGACCCCGTAGAGCAAATGCTCGTGCAAATGATGAAGAACTACCTGGCAGAAAAAGAACCGGCCAAGCAACGTGTCCCAACCTGGGCCAAAGCACTCAAAGAAACCATTCAAGATTACGTGGATACCAATTTTAGCTTGAGTTTAAAAGACATTTCACAGGAATTAGATTTGCATCCGGCCTACGTGTCGCGGGCTTTTTCCAAGTATTTTGACAACCTTTCTTTTGGAGAATACATCCGCAAATTGCGCATTGAAAAAGCGGTGCAACTACTGGAAAATAGCACTTATTCCCTTACCGAAATCGCCTATCTCACCGGCTTTTCTGATCAAAGCCATTTCAACCGCATTTTTAAAAAAATCATGGGTATACAGCCTTCCGTTTACCGAAAATCGTTCGAAAAAGGTAAAAAGGATACCAGGGATTAA
- the chrA gene encoding chromate efflux transporter — MAYPSFREAFQVWLKVALYSFGGPAGQIAVMHKYIVEEKKWLGENRFLHALNYCMLLPGPEAQQLATYIGWLMHKTRGGLLAGGLFVLPGFVSILILSILYALWKDLTFVQGIFYGIKPAVLAVVVGAVIKIGKRALKNEVMVGIAVLAFVAIFFFKISFPYIVLAAGLIGYFGGKIWEEKFYVIKGHADVKNSEMGLIDQYIQTERPSLVKTLGVALFWLALWLVPVVILVWVLGTENVFTKEALFFSQSAIVTFGGAYSVLAYISQKAVETYGWLQPGEMLDGLGMAETTPGPLIQVVQFVGFMGAFRNAGTLDPILAGVLASVLVTWVTYLPSFLFIFTGAPYIEYLRGNKSLSTALSGITAAVVGVILNLGIWFSLHTLFAQVSEVSAGPLHIPVPVWNTVDWGAVFITLAALLFTFRLKWDMLRTIGVCILLGLIFKLLILK, encoded by the coding sequence ATGGCTTACCCTTCCTTTCGCGAAGCCTTCCAAGTTTGGCTCAAAGTAGCCCTCTACAGTTTCGGCGGCCCCGCCGGACAAATCGCCGTAATGCACAAGTACATCGTGGAAGAGAAAAAATGGCTGGGTGAAAACCGCTTTTTGCACGCCCTCAATTATTGTATGCTGTTGCCCGGGCCGGAGGCTCAACAATTGGCTACTTACATCGGCTGGCTGATGCACAAAACCCGGGGCGGGTTGTTAGCAGGCGGATTATTCGTGCTGCCCGGGTTCGTTTCTATCCTGATTTTGAGCATTTTGTACGCCCTTTGGAAAGACCTGACTTTTGTACAAGGTATATTTTACGGCATCAAACCCGCCGTGTTGGCGGTGGTGGTGGGTGCGGTCATCAAAATTGGCAAACGGGCGCTCAAAAATGAGGTCATGGTGGGCATTGCCGTTTTGGCCTTCGTTGCCATCTTTTTTTTCAAAATCTCCTTTCCTTACATCGTTTTGGCAGCGGGCTTGATTGGCTATTTCGGAGGTAAAATTTGGGAAGAAAAATTCTACGTGATCAAAGGTCATGCCGATGTGAAAAACAGTGAAATGGGTTTGATTGACCAGTACATCCAAACAGAACGCCCCTCTTTGGTTAAAACGCTGGGGGTTGCCCTGTTTTGGCTGGCCCTGTGGTTGGTTCCGGTCGTGATTTTAGTCTGGGTTTTGGGCACGGAAAACGTGTTCACCAAGGAAGCGCTATTTTTTAGTCAATCCGCTATTGTCACCTTTGGGGGCGCATACTCCGTGCTGGCCTACATTTCCCAAAAGGCGGTAGAAACTTATGGCTGGTTGCAGCCTGGTGAAATGCTGGATGGGCTGGGTATGGCCGAAACTACTCCAGGGCCACTCATTCAGGTCGTACAATTTGTCGGCTTTATGGGCGCTTTTCGCAATGCTGGAACCCTCGATCCTATTTTGGCTGGTGTACTCGCCTCCGTGCTCGTCACCTGGGTAACTTATTTGCCTTCCTTCTTGTTCATTTTCACCGGAGCACCCTACATCGAATACTTGCGGGGCAATAAGTCCTTGAGCACGGCGCTTTCGGGTATCACCGCGGCGGTGGTCGGAGTGATTTTGAACCTGGGCATCTGGTTCAGTTTGCATACTTTATTTGCTCAAGTAAGCGAAGTGAGCGCAGGCCCTTTGCACATTCCTGTTCCCGTTTGGAACACGGTAGATTGGGGAGCGGTGTTCATCACTTTGGCTGCCTTGCTTTTCACTTTTCGCTTGAAATGGGACATGCTGCGCACCATTGGAGTGTGTATCCTTTTGGGCTTGATTTTTAAATTGCTAATCCTAAAATAA
- a CDS encoding superoxide dismutase, translating into MDRSTFLKNTAILGTASLLPNNSVFANNVTENGIDKLVDADGNFALQALPYKETFLEPYMDEETVHLHYMFHHGGAVKGANKDLQMIRKALDENSVETVDYWTKKLSYHLSSHILHTIFWTNLTNKKTEPAGELLKKIERDFGSYDKLKLLISKTSKDVDGNGWGILGYQPYTDKLTVLQCENHEKLTQWGVIPLLVIDVWEHSYYLKYRNKRADFVDNLFGILNWDNVAQRFDTGLKLLK; encoded by the coding sequence ATGGATCGAAGTACTTTTCTCAAAAACACAGCCATTTTGGGCACGGCTTCTTTGTTGCCCAACAATTCTGTTTTTGCCAACAATGTCACCGAAAATGGGATCGACAAGCTGGTGGATGCCGATGGCAATTTTGCCCTGCAAGCCTTGCCCTACAAAGAAACCTTCCTCGAACCCTATATGGACGAAGAGACGGTACACCTCCACTACATGTTCCACCACGGTGGGGCGGTAAAGGGCGCGAACAAAGACTTACAAATGATCCGCAAGGCCCTGGATGAAAACAGCGTGGAGACCGTAGATTATTGGACTAAAAAATTGTCTTACCACCTGTCTTCACATATCTTGCACACCATCTTCTGGACGAATTTGACCAACAAAAAAACCGAGCCTGCGGGAGAGTTATTGAAAAAAATCGAACGCGATTTTGGCTCTTACGACAAGTTGAAACTGCTCATTTCCAAAACCTCCAAAGACGTGGATGGCAATGGTTGGGGGATTTTGGGTTACCAACCTTATACGGATAAACTCACCGTCTTGCAATGCGAAAATCACGAGAAATTGACTCAGTGGGGCGTCATACCACTGCTGGTGATCGATGTGTGGGAGCATTCCTATTACTTGAAGTACCGCAACAAACGCGCCGATTTTGTGGATAACCTGTTTGGAATATTGAACTGGGACAATGTGGCGCAGCGGTTTGATACGGGCTTGAAGCTGCTGAAGTGA
- a CDS encoding outer membrane beta-barrel family protein produces MKLGFFTLFFLVPFLASTQNLGSIRGEIQDDNHRPVEFATIFISAKNDSLKAISGTISDSTGRFLLTNLPYGVYVLNVQLIGYTKHRQSFLLNESNANQNLSPIVLQTDAQLLDAVEVRGLRNMIKKTEEGIVVNAADNLTQIGGTATDLLKNTPNVLVGAEGEITLRGKSPLILINGRVSGMGGADRSANLEQIPASSIERIEIITNPSVKYDADAEGGIINIVLKKNTDLGTNGAFALGAGFGERYRLNGTLLLNHKTPKWNTGVAYDNWYTTRTRRVRGDRTQFDLPSEYYLTQRRFDERTIQIQTARANIDYTPNKKNSLGLEAIWLFEGEDNRETLTNLIQTSTFDFTNSNRRFSKEIRTAHTGEIALHYTKRFNQPDRFLSFNASSALNFPRENTDISTQTLSQQNTEIGNPFLQKTHNFVNSNLSNIAIDYSHPLSERGLIEAGYKSIFRFLDNDFLRQNQLNGDFVTDVANTDIFKFKEQIHAVYTQYTGWIGEKQAPKWKYTFGLRAEQVWNNGNTTLNPVKFSNDYFNLFPSASLIYYTTQRNMLKLSYSRRINRPGFGQLSPFTDITDSLNQRAGNPKLLPELAHALEFSYNQSYKKGSFIASAFYRNTSNVILPYTTLDNNGVAFTNLLNFGNATTYGLEGIITYNPYKFWSLNLNVSGYDLHIETNESALNLQRNQLTYFAKLINNFTLWNNGKLQVTGNYTSPIAIPQGERVAVYFVDLGFQQKIMKGQGRLGLTFTDVFNTQESGLITSDTNFEFSRIFKLDTRAVMLTFGYTFKSNFKENLMENKFKNE; encoded by the coding sequence ATGAAACTTGGGTTTTTTACGCTATTTTTTCTAGTTCCTTTTTTGGCCTCTACTCAAAATCTAGGCAGCATAAGGGGGGAAATACAGGATGACAATCATCGTCCAGTTGAGTTCGCTACAATTTTTATTTCGGCAAAAAATGATTCCCTCAAGGCCATCAGTGGAACCATCAGCGACAGCACCGGGCGTTTTTTGTTGACCAATCTTCCCTATGGAGTATATGTGCTGAATGTTCAACTGATCGGTTACACAAAACATCGGCAATCATTCCTACTCAACGAAAGCAACGCCAATCAAAATTTATCCCCAATCGTTTTGCAAACGGACGCTCAATTATTGGATGCGGTGGAAGTAAGGGGCCTGCGCAACATGATCAAAAAAACTGAGGAAGGGATTGTCGTGAATGCTGCGGACAACCTCACCCAAATTGGTGGAACTGCCACCGACCTGCTCAAAAACACCCCCAATGTGCTCGTAGGTGCCGAAGGGGAAATTACTTTGCGTGGAAAAAGCCCTCTGATTTTGATCAACGGCCGGGTTTCAGGCATGGGGGGAGCAGACCGTTCGGCCAATCTTGAACAAATCCCCGCCAGCAGCATCGAACGGATCGAAATCATCACCAATCCATCGGTTAAATACGACGCCGACGCCGAAGGAGGCATCATCAATATTGTGTTGAAAAAAAATACCGATCTGGGAACAAACGGAGCTTTTGCCCTCGGCGCGGGTTTTGGCGAACGGTACCGCCTGAACGGAACCCTTTTGCTCAACCACAAAACCCCAAAATGGAATACAGGGGTTGCCTACGACAATTGGTACACCACCAGAACCCGCAGGGTGCGCGGCGACCGAACCCAATTTGATTTGCCCAGTGAATATTACCTCACCCAACGCAGATTTGATGAGCGAACCATCCAGATTCAAACTGCCCGAGCCAATATCGATTACACGCCGAATAAAAAAAACAGCCTGGGTTTGGAAGCCATCTGGTTATTTGAAGGCGAAGACAATCGAGAAACACTGACCAATTTAATCCAAACTTCTACTTTTGATTTTACAAATAGCAACCGAAGGTTTTCCAAAGAAATCAGAACGGCACACACGGGTGAAATAGCCTTGCATTACACCAAACGTTTCAATCAACCCGATCGTTTTTTGAGCTTTAATGCTAGTTCAGCCTTGAACTTTCCCCGGGAAAACACCGACATTAGTACCCAAACGTTATCCCAACAAAATACAGAAATTGGAAACCCTTTTTTGCAGAAAACCCACAATTTTGTCAACTCCAACCTGAGCAATATTGCCATTGATTACAGCCATCCGCTCAGCGAAAGAGGCTTGATCGAAGCAGGGTACAAAAGCATCTTCCGTTTTTTGGACAATGATTTCCTGCGCCAAAATCAATTGAATGGCGATTTTGTCACCGATGTGGCCAATACCGACATTTTTAAGTTCAAGGAACAAATTCATGCAGTATACACCCAATACACAGGTTGGATAGGTGAAAAACAAGCCCCGAAATGGAAATACACCTTCGGACTGCGGGCTGAACAGGTCTGGAACAATGGCAATACCACCCTGAATCCAGTAAAATTTAGCAATGATTATTTCAACTTGTTTCCTTCTGCCAGTCTGATCTATTACACCACGCAAAGAAACATGCTAAAGCTGAGCTACAGCCGCAGAATCAACCGACCAGGCTTTGGGCAATTGAGCCCTTTTACCGACATCACCGACTCCCTAAACCAACGGGCAGGAAACCCCAAACTCCTGCCTGAATTGGCCCACGCACTTGAATTTTCGTACAACCAGTCCTACAAAAAAGGCAGTTTTATTGCTTCCGCATTTTACCGCAACACCAGCAATGTGATTTTGCCCTACACCACGTTGGACAACAATGGCGTAGCCTTTACAAACCTGCTGAATTTTGGCAATGCTACAACTTACGGACTGGAAGGAATCATCACGTATAATCCGTACAAATTTTGGAGCCTCAACCTGAATGTTTCGGGGTACGATTTGCACATTGAAACCAATGAGTCAGCGCTCAACTTACAGCGCAATCAACTTACCTATTTCGCCAAACTCATCAATAACTTCACCCTTTGGAACAACGGAAAACTACAAGTGACGGGCAATTACACCTCACCCATTGCAATTCCGCAGGGTGAGCGGGTTGCGGTTTATTTTGTAGACCTGGGCTTTCAACAAAAAATCATGAAAGGCCAGGGCCGATTGGGATTGACTTTTACCGATGTTTTTAATACGCAGGAAAGTGGTTTGATCACTTCCGATACCAATTTTGAGTTCAGCCGGATTTTCAAACTGGATACCAGGGCCGTAATGCTGACTTTTGGGTATACCTTCAAATCTAACTTCAAGGAAAACTTGATGGAAAACAAATTCAAAAACGAGTAA